Proteins from one Planctomyces sp. SH-PL62 genomic window:
- a CDS encoding ABC transporter ATP-binding protein, which translates to MLSIRDLRVDYDDFCAVHDLSLEVGPGEVCGLIGPNGAGKTTTMRTILGLIEPTYGEIRILGVGLQEDHELVGRAVGFMPDFPPVYDDLKVWEFLDLFAASYRIPRRARPVVVGRHLEMVGLADKRDATVTGLSRGMKQRMMLAKTLIPDPAVLLLDEPASGVDPQGRIDLKNILKRVAAEGKTVLISSHILAEMNEFCTSVAIMERGRLVVGGRIDEVNRRIMGDMSLSVEILAGLDDFLRIVAEDDHAGLVEARAGGVHEFRYRGDAEAAGDLLARLIEAGVRLSSFSRRKDNLEELFLMVGAKELS; encoded by the coding sequence ATGCTCTCGATACGCGACCTGCGCGTCGACTACGACGACTTCTGCGCCGTGCACGATCTCTCGCTGGAGGTCGGACCGGGCGAGGTCTGCGGGCTGATCGGCCCCAACGGCGCCGGCAAGACCACGACGATGCGGACGATCCTCGGGCTGATCGAGCCGACCTACGGCGAGATCCGCATCCTGGGGGTCGGCCTCCAGGAAGACCACGAGCTGGTCGGCCGCGCCGTCGGGTTCATGCCCGACTTCCCGCCGGTCTACGACGACCTGAAGGTCTGGGAATTCCTCGACCTCTTCGCGGCGAGCTACCGCATCCCCCGGCGGGCGCGGCCCGTCGTGGTCGGCCGCCACCTGGAGATGGTGGGGCTCGCCGACAAGCGAGACGCGACGGTGACGGGACTGTCGCGCGGGATGAAACAGCGGATGATGCTGGCCAAGACCCTCATCCCCGACCCGGCCGTGCTGCTGCTCGACGAGCCGGCGAGCGGCGTCGACCCCCAGGGGCGGATCGACCTCAAGAACATCCTCAAGCGGGTCGCGGCCGAGGGCAAGACGGTCCTGATCTCGTCGCACATCCTGGCCGAGATGAACGAGTTCTGCACCTCGGTCGCGATCATGGAGCGCGGGCGGCTGGTCGTGGGGGGCCGGATCGACGAGGTCAACCGGCGGATCATGGGGGACATGTCGCTCTCGGTCGAGATCCTCGCCGGGCTCGACGACTTCCTGCGGATCGTCGCCGAGGACGACCACGCCGGCCTGGTCGAGGCCCGCGCGGGGGGCGTGCACGAGTTCCGATACCGGGGCGACGCCGAGGCGGCCGGCGACCTGCTCGCCCGCCTGATCGAAGCCGGCGTGCGCCTCTCCTCGTTCTCCCGCCGCAAGGACAACCTGGAAGAGCTGTTCCTCATGGTCGGCGCCAAGGAGCTGTCGTGA
- a CDS encoding sensor histidine kinase — protein MKYDGDRSVEPSPGGGWADLTDHLWRFRSQYRDVRDPDKILRGALRLGMDLSGACEGCVGAIQPGLGEARLLHRTSEDASWDRRLLSGFLRGEKVAVPPDVMLARLRRHGRMWGALAIRSADATFHWDARQAFSAIGGLANELIDQADLFRIREVRARVDRKVLEQSHPKHLSYEVLHGIRSLIAYDHSAALLIHDADLGVLEVVAEQVAWRKAKGENVGRKFPLKASLHELLAQPVVLGFDRAEGGDGWTDWAGGGSPLLAELLDYDRVSRYGTFAPPEGAILCASLITRSGLLGVLKVASIHPGSFCPYEVDLISQFLPQAAVSLQNARRTETLERRMIDAERKHAMADLARGVSHDVNNALGAVLPLVQQLLDDLETDAFDPESATADLLQVERSIRVCRRIFGGMLNFARGSARNPSDVSPAQAVDSALVIFRETLERRGVTLTVDVPADLPPLFAVQADVEQLLLNLISNARDATGPGDSLTIRARTVEGWLVLEVEDTGSGIPPEDLAKLQEPFFTTKPNGHGLGVAICRSIAAQLRGRFSIDSIPGEGTRVRVDFPIDEGREGS, from the coding sequence TTGAAGTACGACGGCGATCGGTCGGTCGAGCCGAGCCCCGGCGGGGGGTGGGCGGACCTGACCGACCATCTTTGGCGGTTCCGTTCCCAGTATCGCGACGTCCGCGACCCGGACAAGATCCTGCGCGGGGCCCTCCGCCTCGGGATGGACCTCTCCGGCGCGTGCGAGGGCTGCGTGGGGGCGATCCAGCCCGGCCTGGGCGAGGCGCGGCTCCTGCACCGGACCAGCGAGGACGCCTCGTGGGACCGCCGGCTCCTGTCCGGATTCCTGCGCGGCGAAAAGGTGGCCGTCCCCCCCGACGTCATGCTCGCGAGGCTCCGCCGCCACGGCCGCATGTGGGGCGCGCTCGCGATCCGATCGGCCGACGCCACCTTCCACTGGGACGCCCGCCAGGCGTTCTCCGCGATCGGCGGCCTGGCCAACGAGCTGATCGACCAGGCGGACCTCTTTCGGATCCGCGAGGTCCGCGCGCGGGTGGACCGCAAGGTGCTGGAGCAGAGCCACCCCAAGCACCTCTCTTACGAGGTCCTCCACGGCATCCGGTCGCTGATCGCCTACGACCACTCGGCGGCCCTCCTGATCCACGACGCCGACCTCGGGGTGCTCGAAGTCGTCGCCGAGCAGGTCGCCTGGCGCAAGGCCAAGGGGGAGAACGTCGGCCGGAAATTCCCGCTCAAGGCCTCGCTCCACGAGCTTCTCGCGCAGCCCGTCGTCCTGGGGTTCGACCGCGCGGAAGGCGGCGACGGCTGGACGGACTGGGCCGGCGGCGGGTCGCCGCTGCTCGCCGAGTTGCTCGATTACGACCGGGTCTCGCGGTACGGGACCTTCGCCCCCCCCGAGGGGGCGATCCTGTGCGCGTCGCTGATCACGCGGTCGGGACTGCTGGGGGTGCTCAAGGTCGCGTCGATCCACCCCGGCTCGTTCTGCCCGTACGAGGTCGACCTGATCTCGCAGTTCCTGCCCCAGGCGGCCGTCTCGCTCCAGAACGCGCGCCGGACCGAGACGCTCGAGCGCCGGATGATCGACGCCGAGCGGAAGCACGCGATGGCCGACCTGGCGCGGGGCGTCTCGCACGACGTCAACAACGCGCTGGGGGCGGTCCTGCCGCTGGTCCAGCAGCTCCTGGACGACCTGGAGACCGACGCCTTCGATCCCGAGTCGGCGACGGCCGACCTGCTCCAGGTGGAGCGTTCGATCCGGGTGTGTCGGCGGATCTTCGGCGGCATGCTGAACTTCGCCCGGGGCTCGGCGCGGAACCCCAGCGACGTCTCGCCGGCCCAGGCGGTCGACTCGGCGCTGGTGATCTTCCGCGAGACGCTGGAGCGTCGGGGCGTGACGCTGACGGTGGACGTGCCGGCCGACCTGCCGCCCCTGTTCGCCGTCCAGGCCGACGTCGAGCAACTCCTGCTCAACCTGATCAGCAACGCGCGGGACGCGACCGGGCCGGGCGACTCGCTCACGATCCGGGCGCGGACGGTGGAAGGGTGGCTGGTGCTGGAGGTGGAGGACACCGGATCGGGCATCCCGCCGGAGGACCTCGCCAAGTTGCAGGAGCCGTTCTTCACCACCAAGCCCAACGGCCACGGCCTGGGCGTGGCCATCTGCCGCTCGATCGCGGCGCAGCTTCGGGGCCGGTTCAGCATCGACAGCATCCCCGGCGAGGGGACGCGGGTGAGGGTGGACTTCCCCATCGACGAAGGACGAGAAGGATCATGA
- a CDS encoding PP2C family protein-serine/threonine phosphatase: MMETQEAAILVVDDDPGMLRAVSRILSHKHHRIVVAGGGAAALEAAREEAFDLAILDIRMPDVNGFDLMRTLKKDQPGLDVIIMTGNAEDPDENLLRAIDEGAYYFIQKPFDRRVMLALVHRCLERRRLRDERERFLDRVGRELEEARQFQLSLLPPPDYAARGLTIAARYQASNELAGDIYDYAETRDGGVSLLIADVAGHGTSAAMVTGVVKAGFRASHVDDFEPCKVVDRIREGIRDFDPGRFVTLCCIRLHPDRDVMEYVNAGHPESIILDRDGGVRLLDSTGPILSSALCDFPCAQLSAAFGAGESLLLYTDGVTEARGLVEMFGRDRMLTAFLRGEGTGAERLDAVLDDVRRFAGASARDDDVTLLTLARDGS, translated from the coding sequence ATGATGGAGACTCAAGAGGCGGCGATCCTCGTCGTGGACGACGACCCCGGCATGCTCCGCGCGGTCTCGCGGATCCTGTCCCACAAGCACCACCGCATCGTCGTGGCGGGGGGCGGCGCCGCGGCCCTGGAGGCCGCCCGCGAGGAGGCGTTCGACCTGGCGATCCTCGACATCCGGATGCCGGACGTCAACGGGTTCGACCTGATGCGGACGCTCAAGAAGGACCAGCCGGGCCTCGACGTCATCATCATGACGGGGAACGCCGAGGATCCCGACGAGAACCTGCTGCGGGCCATCGACGAGGGGGCGTACTACTTCATCCAGAAGCCCTTCGACCGCCGGGTGATGCTGGCCCTGGTCCATCGCTGCCTGGAGCGCCGCCGGCTCCGCGACGAGCGCGAGCGGTTCCTGGACCGCGTGGGCCGCGAGCTGGAGGAGGCCCGCCAGTTCCAGCTCAGCCTGCTGCCGCCGCCGGATTACGCGGCTCGGGGGCTGACGATCGCCGCCCGATACCAGGCGTCCAACGAACTGGCCGGAGACATCTACGACTACGCCGAGACTCGCGACGGGGGCGTCTCGCTGCTGATCGCCGACGTCGCCGGCCACGGGACCTCGGCCGCGATGGTCACCGGCGTCGTCAAGGCGGGCTTCCGCGCCTCCCACGTCGACGACTTCGAACCCTGCAAGGTGGTGGACCGGATCCGCGAGGGAATCCGCGACTTCGATCCCGGACGGTTCGTGACCCTCTGCTGCATCCGACTCCATCCCGATCGCGACGTGATGGAGTACGTCAACGCCGGCCACCCGGAATCGATCATCCTGGATCGCGACGGCGGCGTCCGCCTGCTGGACTCGACCGGCCCGATCCTCTCGTCGGCCCTCTGCGACTTCCCCTGCGCGCAGCTTTCGGCGGCCTTCGGGGCCGGGGAATCGCTGCTCCTCTACACGGACGGCGTGACCGAGGCCCGGGGCCTGGTCGAGATGTTCGGCCGGGACCGCATGCTGACGGCCTTCCTCCGGGGGGAGGGGACGGGGGCGGAGCGTCTCGACGCGGTGCTGGACGACGTGCGACGGTTCGCCGGGGCCTCGGCCCGCGACGACGACGTGACCCTGCTGACGCTGGCGCGCGACGGGAGCTGA
- a CDS encoding alpha/beta hydrolase yields the protein MGPIGSRVSELTITAAGGRRLKGRWWRRPRPDGVVLVAHGFGEHGGLYSHVAEHLGAELNVDVVAHDFHGHGRSPGRRGVVRRYEDLVDDLRAVASWARLHFAHVPLFLLGHSNGGQVALRYAIEHGEGLAGVVVSNPSIRLAMRVPRLKLTIGRLLLRLAPWATLPAFDDSYAENRDPVVHEAMRRDDLRHNRISPPFYFGLVAGGEMLLRRAGDLRTPLLLIVGGDDPIVDPASVREFFDAVAIEDKTLMLYPKMFHEPLNELGRERVMHDIVRWIAPRLG from the coding sequence ATGGGCCCCATCGGCTCGCGAGTCTCCGAACTGACGATCACCGCGGCGGGGGGCCGTCGCCTGAAGGGGCGATGGTGGCGTCGCCCCCGGCCCGACGGCGTGGTGCTCGTCGCGCACGGCTTCGGCGAGCACGGCGGGCTCTATTCCCACGTCGCCGAGCACCTCGGGGCCGAGTTGAACGTCGACGTGGTGGCGCACGACTTCCACGGCCACGGTCGGAGCCCGGGGCGTCGGGGCGTGGTCCGTCGCTACGAGGACCTGGTCGACGACCTTCGCGCGGTCGCCTCGTGGGCCCGTCTCCACTTCGCCCACGTCCCCCTGTTCCTCCTCGGCCACTCCAACGGCGGCCAGGTCGCGCTGCGGTACGCGATCGAGCACGGCGAGGGGCTGGCGGGGGTAGTCGTCTCCAACCCGTCGATCCGGCTCGCGATGCGGGTGCCGCGGCTCAAGCTGACGATCGGCCGGCTGCTCCTGCGGCTGGCCCCCTGGGCGACCCTCCCCGCCTTCGACGACTCGTACGCCGAGAACCGCGACCCGGTCGTCCACGAGGCGATGCGCCGGGACGACCTCCGGCACAACCGCATCAGCCCGCCGTTCTACTTCGGCCTGGTCGCCGGCGGCGAGATGCTCCTGCGCCGGGCGGGCGACCTGCGCACGCCGCTGCTCCTGATCGTCGGCGGCGACGACCCGATCGTCGACCCGGCGTCGGTCCGCGAGTTCTTCGACGCCGTCGCCATCGAGGACAAGACCCTCATGCTCTACCCGAAAATGTTCCACGAGCCGCTCAACGAGCTGGGCCGCGAGCGGGTCATGCACGACATCGTCCGCTGGATCGCCCCCCGGCTCGGCTGA
- the dprA gene encoding DNA-processing protein DprA — MDPSPSPADDPLRDMLTLMLTPGVGPLTSRALLDHFGTPGQVLDAPVAQLREVSGVGPKLADRIKHARADNDPDRELAECRRHGVAVIPRGEPGYPPPLDEIPDPPALLYIKGALEARDQIAIAIVGSRRCTPYGIRTAERLATSLGRTGFTIVSGLARGIDAAAHRGALKAGGRTIAVLGNGLSGIYPPEHEELAAEIVAGRGAIVSELPMTQGPLSGLFPQRNRVISGLSLGVIVVEAAPRSGSLSTAHHAMEQNREVFAVPGPVDSLASRGCHRLIRDGARLVETVDDVMEELGPLVREVRPAPDEPAVRHPAELGLTDQERSLLGCLDDAPSGVDVLIARTGLTASQVMATLSVLELKRMVKRLPGHQFVRA; from the coding sequence GTGGACCCGAGCCCGAGCCCGGCCGACGACCCGCTCCGCGACATGCTCACGCTCATGCTGACGCCCGGGGTCGGGCCGCTCACCAGCCGGGCGCTCCTGGATCACTTCGGAACGCCCGGGCAGGTGCTCGACGCCCCCGTGGCCCAACTTCGCGAGGTTTCCGGCGTCGGCCCCAAGCTGGCCGACCGGATCAAGCACGCCCGCGCCGACAACGACCCCGACCGCGAGCTGGCCGAGTGCCGCCGCCACGGGGTCGCGGTGATCCCCCGAGGCGAGCCGGGCTACCCCCCGCCGCTCGACGAGATCCCCGATCCCCCCGCCCTGCTCTACATCAAGGGCGCCCTGGAGGCCCGCGACCAGATCGCCATCGCGATCGTCGGCTCGCGGCGCTGCACCCCCTATGGGATCCGCACCGCCGAACGGCTGGCGACCTCCCTGGGCCGGACGGGATTCACGATCGTCTCGGGCCTGGCGCGAGGGATCGACGCCGCCGCGCATCGGGGCGCGCTGAAGGCCGGCGGACGGACGATCGCCGTGCTGGGCAACGGACTCTCGGGAATCTACCCGCCCGAGCACGAGGAGTTGGCCGCCGAGATCGTCGCCGGCCGTGGGGCGATCGTGAGCGAGCTCCCCATGACCCAAGGGCCTCTCTCGGGCCTTTTCCCGCAACGCAATCGAGTCATTTCGGGGCTGTCCCTCGGCGTCATCGTGGTCGAGGCCGCGCCCCGGAGCGGCTCGCTGTCGACGGCCCACCACGCGATGGAGCAGAATCGCGAGGTCTTCGCCGTCCCCGGCCCGGTCGACAGCCTGGCCAGCCGGGGCTGCCACCGCCTGATCCGCGACGGCGCCCGCCTGGTGGAGACGGTCGACGACGTGATGGAGGAGCTGGGCCCCCTCGTCCGCGAAGTCCGGCCCGCCCCCGACGAGCCGGCCGTCCGCCACCCGGCCGAACTCGGCCTGACCGACCAGGAGCGTTCCCTTCTAGGCTGCCTCGACGACGCCCCCAGCGGCGTCGACGTCCTCATCGCCCGCACCGGCCTGACCGCCTCGCAGGTGATGGCCACCCTGAGCGTCCTGGAACTCAAGCGGATGGTCAAGCGGCTCCCCGGCCACCAGTTCGTCAGGGCCTGA
- the aroB gene encoding 3-dehydroquinate synthase produces MQRSDDQGSLTVPVRLGERSYEVDVTEGGWDRLPGRLRAAIDRSWAGRGCRKALILTDDHVAALPYPGLVRDALESLEIETIQSVVRHGEASKGLGTAEKLFEQLVAFAADRHTLVAAVGGGVIGDLAGFVAATFARGLPLFMVPTTLLAQVDSSVGGKVGVNLPRVKNIVGAFHQPIAVWIDVATLNDLPDRELRCGLAEVVKYGVILDAPFFEELEADAGAILERRPASLRRIVARSCELKADVVSRDEREETGLRAVLNFGHTIGHAVEATAGYGGAFQHGEAVAVGMVAESRLAERLGWVDAAFTGRLIRLLERFGLPTSLRGLAPGPLLDAMARDKKNQGGRIRLVLPRRLGTVELTDAAGVEDLRSLLEDLCRPDAP; encoded by the coding sequence ATGCAACGCTCCGACGACCAAGGCTCCCTGACCGTGCCGGTCAGGCTCGGCGAACGCTCCTACGAGGTCGACGTGACCGAGGGCGGCTGGGACCGCCTCCCCGGCCGCCTTCGCGCCGCGATCGACCGATCGTGGGCGGGGCGGGGCTGCCGCAAGGCCTTGATCCTGACCGACGACCACGTCGCCGCCCTCCCCTATCCGGGGCTGGTGCGGGACGCGCTCGAATCCCTCGAGATCGAGACGATCCAGTCGGTCGTGCGGCATGGCGAGGCCAGCAAGGGGCTGGGAACGGCGGAAAAGCTGTTCGAGCAGCTCGTCGCGTTCGCGGCCGACCGGCACACGCTCGTCGCCGCGGTCGGGGGCGGGGTGATCGGCGATCTGGCGGGGTTCGTCGCGGCGACCTTCGCGCGGGGGCTCCCCCTCTTCATGGTCCCCACGACGCTGCTCGCCCAGGTCGACAGCTCGGTGGGCGGCAAGGTCGGGGTGAACCTGCCCAGGGTCAAGAACATCGTCGGGGCCTTCCACCAGCCGATCGCCGTCTGGATCGACGTGGCGACGCTGAACGACCTCCCCGACCGCGAACTGCGTTGCGGCCTGGCCGAGGTGGTCAAGTACGGCGTGATCCTCGACGCCCCGTTCTTCGAGGAGCTGGAGGCCGACGCCGGGGCCATCCTGGAGCGTCGGCCCGCAAGTCTGCGGCGGATCGTCGCCCGGAGTTGCGAGCTGAAGGCCGACGTCGTCTCGCGGGACGAGCGCGAGGAGACCGGCCTCCGGGCGGTCCTCAACTTCGGACACACGATCGGCCATGCGGTCGAGGCGACGGCCGGCTACGGCGGCGCCTTCCAGCATGGCGAGGCCGTGGCCGTGGGGATGGTCGCCGAGAGCCGCCTGGCCGAGCGCCTGGGCTGGGTCGACGCCGCGTTCACCGGGCGATTGATCCGCCTCCTGGAACGATTCGGGCTCCCCACTTCCTTGCGAGGGCTGGCCCCCGGGCCGCTCCTGGACGCCATGGCGAGAGATAAGAAGAACCAGGGCGGGCGCATCCGGCTGGTCCTCCCCCGGCGGCTGGGGACGGTCGAGCTCACCGACGCGGCCGGCGTCGAGGACCTTCGGTCGCTGCTCGAAGACCTCTGCCGTCCCGACGCCCCCTGA
- a CDS encoding site-2 protease family protein — MSDLLTWSPIHLGRWFGTTVKVHVSLIVFVASLIVTAPFEPTKGSLSGHLEQAVAWTALFLLALAIHEAAHAYVASKLDCEQEDVHLWPLGSLVGPSTPPLSINYLFTVLAGPFASGAIALMVAAWLGFSFDAQFAWHPLGKELDAGAPWIQGRVKAEPMSAPWLIGWFGHVNYLLFLVNLLPALPFDGGRLFRWFLANTALGSSRESMAAPWTARATAAILFLVGMVRLLFGQRWDGLTIVMLAVLIELFVRSEARVMEDGGYFDDGLFGYDFSEGYTSLESGAAKVRPHRESALKRWRRRRSDQRRERRIMQEVAEERRMDEILDKIHREGRSSLTDEENRFLVRVSTRFRNRQNTQD, encoded by the coding sequence ATGAGCGATCTGTTGACGTGGTCGCCGATTCACCTGGGGCGGTGGTTTGGGACCACGGTCAAGGTCCACGTCTCGCTGATCGTCTTCGTCGCGTCGCTGATCGTCACGGCCCCGTTCGAGCCCACCAAGGGGTCGCTGTCCGGCCACCTGGAACAGGCCGTCGCCTGGACCGCGCTCTTCCTGCTGGCGCTGGCGATTCATGAGGCGGCCCACGCCTACGTCGCGAGCAAGCTGGACTGCGAGCAGGAGGACGTCCACCTCTGGCCGCTAGGAAGCCTGGTCGGCCCCTCGACGCCGCCGCTCAGCATCAATTACCTGTTCACGGTGCTCGCCGGCCCGTTCGCCAGCGGGGCGATCGCCCTGATGGTCGCGGCCTGGCTGGGCTTCTCGTTCGACGCCCAGTTCGCCTGGCACCCGCTGGGCAAGGAGCTGGACGCGGGGGCTCCCTGGATCCAGGGCCGGGTCAAGGCGGAGCCGATGTCGGCCCCCTGGCTGATCGGCTGGTTCGGCCACGTCAATTACCTGCTGTTCCTGGTCAACCTGCTCCCCGCGCTGCCGTTCGACGGCGGGCGGCTGTTCCGATGGTTCCTGGCGAACACCGCCCTGGGCTCCTCTCGCGAGAGTATGGCCGCCCCCTGGACCGCGCGGGCGACGGCCGCCATCCTCTTTCTCGTCGGCATGGTCCGACTCCTGTTCGGCCAGCGCTGGGACGGGCTGACCATCGTCATGCTGGCCGTCCTGATCGAACTCTTCGTGCGCTCCGAGGCGAGGGTGATGGAGGACGGGGGGTATTTCGACGACGGCCTGTTCGGCTACGACTTCTCCGAAGGGTATACTAGCCTCGAAAGCGGCGCGGCGAAGGTCCGTCCCCATCGTGAAAGCGCGTTGAAGCGCTGGAGGCGACGGCGGTCCGACCAGCGTCGCGAGCGTCGGATCATGCAGGAGGTCGCGGAGGAGCGGCGGATGGACGAGATCCTCGACAAGATCCATCGCGAGGGCCGCTCGTCCCTGACCGACGAGGAGAACCGCTTCCTCGTCCGCGTCAGCACGCGCTTCCGCAACCGTCAGAACACCCAGGATTGA
- a CDS encoding YkgJ family cysteine cluster protein produces MKPSLPLPVVRPTRDQLKPGESLCDHCTGKCCRYFSTPIETPATWDDYDAIRWYLAHDLTLIYVHEDAWYLLVSTKCQYLLDDYRCAIYHDRPKICREYTTKDCEYEDDWAFDKVFEAPEQLWEYAEVLLPPRRKPAAKPSPAAELLPIVTSPS; encoded by the coding sequence GTGAAGCCATCGCTCCCCTTGCCCGTCGTCAGGCCGACCCGCGACCAGTTGAAGCCCGGCGAAAGCCTGTGCGACCACTGCACCGGCAAGTGCTGCCGCTACTTCTCGACCCCGATCGAGACCCCCGCCACCTGGGACGACTACGACGCGATCCGCTGGTACCTGGCCCACGACCTGACCCTGATCTACGTCCACGAGGACGCCTGGTATCTCCTGGTCTCGACGAAGTGCCAGTACCTGCTGGACGACTATCGCTGCGCCATCTACCACGACCGTCCCAAGATCTGTCGCGAATATACGACGAAGGACTGCGAGTACGAGGACGACTGGGCGTTCGACAAGGTCTTCGAGGCTCCCGAGCAGCTCTGGGAGTACGCCGAGGTCCTGCTCCCGCCGCGTCGGAAACCGGCCGCGAAGCCGTCCCCGGCCGCCGAGCTGCTGCCGATCGTGACCTCGCCGTCCTGA
- a CDS encoding HYExAFE family protein yields the protein MAIRSNHYEAAFEAYVRSLRVPCVAVDEAKRAIFGDGGVKNPDFLLYPRFADNLVVEVKGKRAKDRRGRRDWENWVTTDDLDGLTRWGDLFGPGFRPILAFVYAEPPREFGLPSDDGAFAFRGLEYRFWAVGLDDYLAHLRSRGPAWKAVAMARRAFRRRVRPLSEWLPMLAESPRRPKPVKERER from the coding sequence ATGGCCATCCGCTCCAACCACTACGAGGCCGCCTTCGAAGCGTACGTCCGGTCGCTGCGGGTGCCTTGCGTGGCGGTCGACGAGGCCAAGCGGGCGATTTTCGGGGACGGGGGGGTGAAAAACCCCGACTTCCTGCTGTATCCTCGATTCGCGGACAATCTGGTCGTCGAGGTCAAAGGGAAGCGGGCCAAGGATCGCCGAGGCCGTCGCGACTGGGAGAACTGGGTGACGACCGACGACCTGGACGGGCTGACGCGCTGGGGGGACCTGTTCGGCCCCGGCTTCCGTCCGATCCTGGCGTTCGTCTACGCCGAGCCCCCCCGGGAGTTCGGGCTGCCGTCGGACGACGGGGCCTTCGCTTTCCGGGGGCTGGAATACCGCTTCTGGGCGGTGGGGCTCGACGATTACCTGGCCCACCTGAGGTCGCGGGGGCCGGCCTGGAAAGCCGTGGCGATGGCCCGACGGGCCTTCCGCCGCCGCGTCCGGCCGCTCTCCGAATGGCTGCCGATGCTCGCCGAATCCCCCCGACGCCCCAAACCCGTCAAGGAACGTGAACGATGA
- a CDS encoding aminotransferase class V-fold PLP-dependent enzyme, giving the protein MGTDWAAIREAEFPVGRDWAYFDHAAVAPVPRRAAEAVRLWAEDQARNGVVHWKTWGDKIEALRGDLADWIAADPDEIAFVANTTHGIGLVAEGFPWRPGDNVVVPAEEYPSNVYPWMNLADRGVETRLVPSRDDRILLDDLREAMDDRTRVLAVSHVEFASGFRNDLDAIGGLCRSRGVALFVDAIQGLGPLELDVRRTPVDFAAADGHKWLLGPEGAGFLYVRREWIDRLRPLGVGWHSVTASFSAPGLDFTLKPNAQRWEGGSCNMPGLQGFAASVGLLREIGPRALSERLLDRAEAVREAVAGAGWRVLGSTRPEERSAIVTAAADGVDPDAAVALLRGRGVVASCRRGRLRLSPHLYTDDDDLRRLQDGLIAARGPLPPTAKGL; this is encoded by the coding sequence ATGGGGACGGACTGGGCCGCGATCCGAGAGGCCGAGTTCCCGGTGGGTCGGGACTGGGCCTATTTCGACCACGCGGCGGTGGCCCCCGTGCCTCGCCGCGCCGCCGAGGCCGTCCGCCTCTGGGCCGAGGACCAGGCGCGGAACGGCGTGGTCCACTGGAAGACCTGGGGCGACAAGATCGAGGCCCTGCGCGGCGATCTCGCCGACTGGATCGCCGCCGATCCCGACGAGATCGCCTTCGTCGCCAACACCACCCACGGCATCGGCCTGGTCGCCGAGGGCTTCCCCTGGCGTCCCGGCGACAACGTGGTCGTCCCGGCCGAGGAATACCCCTCCAACGTCTACCCCTGGATGAACCTCGCGGATCGAGGGGTCGAGACCCGCCTGGTCCCCTCACGCGACGACCGCATCCTCCTGGACGATCTCCGCGAGGCGATGGACGACCGGACGCGGGTCCTGGCCGTGAGCCACGTGGAGTTCGCCTCGGGTTTCCGCAACGACCTCGACGCGATCGGCGGGCTCTGCCGATCGCGGGGCGTCGCCCTGTTCGTCGACGCGATCCAGGGGCTCGGCCCGCTGGAGCTGGACGTGCGGCGGACGCCCGTCGATTTCGCGGCGGCCGACGGCCACAAATGGCTCCTCGGCCCGGAGGGGGCCGGGTTCCTGTACGTGCGCCGCGAGTGGATCGACCGGCTCCGCCCCCTGGGCGTGGGCTGGCACAGCGTGACGGCGTCGTTCAGCGCCCCGGGGCTGGACTTCACCCTCAAGCCCAACGCCCAGCGCTGGGAGGGGGGCTCCTGCAACATGCCGGGCCTCCAGGGCTTCGCGGCGAGCGTCGGCCTGTTGCGGGAGATCGGCCCTCGGGCGCTCTCGGAACGCCTCCTGGATCGGGCCGAGGCCGTTCGCGAGGCGGTCGCCGGGGCCGGCTGGCGGGTCCTGGGCTCGACCCGCCCCGAGGAGCGTTCCGCGATCGTGACGGCGGCGGCCGACGGCGTGGACCCCGATGCGGCCGTCGCGCTGCTCCGCGGGCGCGGGGTCGTGGCCTCGTGCCGCCGCGGCCGGCTGCGGCTCAGCCCCCACCTCTACACCGACGACGACGACTTGCGAAGACTCCAGGACGGCCTGATCGCGGCCCGCGGCCCGCTCCCCCCGACCGCGAAAGGATTGTGA